The following are encoded together in the Panicum virgatum strain AP13 chromosome 6K, P.virgatum_v5, whole genome shotgun sequence genome:
- the LOC120639189 gene encoding probable flavin-containing monooxygenase 1: protein MDVKKKRVAIVGAGPSGLAACKHALAKGFRPVVFESSAAVSGVWARTLSSTRLQTPASTFRFSDFPWPAGTAPDEFPRHDHVAAYMAAYARRFGVLERVRFGSRVLAAEYAGPPELEVAAWERWSGNGEAFGDGSGEWRLTVQHAGSEGTQTYEFDFLVLCVGRYGVPKVPKFPEGRGPEVFQGQVLHSMDYSRMTHADADELISGKRVDVVGSGKSGIDIVAQCAEANGSKHPCTMIYRSAQWMVDTKLIWGGVSFGKLAMTRLAELMVHKPGEGFLLFLLATMLTPLRWLTATLAEAYLKMNVPLKKHGTVPECSFSQSILGWRLGTLPDGFYDMVNEGSVQIKRCDDSFSFCADGLVLDGAGERVGGDVVILATGFDADRLLRGVFVSPRFRELVASGDPSDTMLPLYRQCVHPRIPQMAVVGYAESAASIYPYEMMAKWVAHLLDGAVRLPGVADMERSVAEWERWGRWAKRGGGGFFLKSCIATVTTWYHDQLCRDMGYSPRRKKGAGLAAEWLQPYGPTDYAGIQ from the exons ATGGACGTGAAGAAGAAGCGCGTGGCGATCGTCGGAGCCGGCCCAAGCGGCCTGGCGGCGTGCAAGCACGCGCTGGCCAAGGGGTTCCGGCCGGTCGTCTTCGAGTCCAGCGCCGCCGTCAGCGGCGTGTGGGCGCGGACGCTGTCCTCCACGAGGCTGCAGACGCCGGCGAGCACGTTCCGGTTCTCCGACTTCCCGTggccggcggggacggcgcCCGACGAGTTCCCGCGCCACGACCACGTCGCGGCGTACATGGCCGCGTACGCGAGGCGGTTCGGCGTCCTCGAGCGCGTCAGGTTCGGCAGCAGGGTGCTCGCCGCCGAGTACGCCGGGccgccggagctggaggtggcggCCTGGGAGCGGTGGTCCGGGAACGGCGAGGCgttcggcgacggctccggcgaGTGGCGGCTCACCGTGCAGCACGCCGGATCGGAGGGCACCCAG ACGTACGAGTTCGATTTCCTCGTCCTCTGCGTCGGGAGGTACGGCGTCCCCAAGGTTCCCAAATTTCCAGAGGGAAGAGGCCCCGAAGTGTTCCAAGGTCAAGTGCTCCACTCCATGGACTACTCGCGCATGACGCACGCGGACGCCGACGAGCTGATCAGCGGCAAGCGTGTCGACGTGGTCGGCTCCGGCAAGTCAGGAATTGATATCGTCGCGCAGTGCGCCGAAGCCAACG GTTCCAAGCACCCATGCACAATGATTTACAGAAGCGCCCAGTGGATGGTGGATACCAAGCTTATCTGGGGCGGCGTCAGTTTTGGGAAGCTTGCCATGACTCGGCTGGCCGAACTGATGGTTCACAAACCAGGAGAAGGATTTCTTCTGTTCCTTCTCGCCACAATGCTGACTCCACTG AGATGGCTGACAGCAACGCTGGCCGAAGCATACTTGAAGATGAACGTTCCGCTGAAGAAGCATGGGACGGTGCCGGAATGCAGCTTCTCGCAGTCGATCCTGGGCTGGCGGCTAGGCACCCTGCCCGACGGATTCTACGACATGGTGAACGAAGGCAGCGTTCAGATCAAGAGGTGCGACGACTCCTTCAGCTTCTGCGCCGACGGTCTGGTGCtggacggcgccggcgagcgcgtcggcggcgacgtcgtcATCCTCGCCACCGGCTTCgacgccgaccggctgctgcgcGGCGTGTTCGTGTCGCCCCGGTTCCGCGAGCTCGTCGCGTCGGGGGATCCGTCAGACACCATGCTCCCTCTCTACAGGCAGTGCGTGCACCCGCGGATACCGCAGATGGCTGTGGTCGGGTACGCGGAGAGCGCGGCGAGCATCTACCCGTACGAGATGATGGCCAAGTGGGTGGCGCACCTGCTCGACGGCGCGGTGCGCCTGCCCGGCGTCGCGGACATGGAGCGGAGCGTGGCGGAGTGGGAGCGGTGGGGGCGGTGGgccaagcggggcggcggcggcttcttcCTCAAGTCGTGCATCGCCACCGTCACGACGTGGTACCACGACCAGCTGTGCCGGGACATGGGGTACAgcccgaggaggaagaagggggcggGGCTCGCCGCCGAGTGGTTGCAGCCGTACGGGCCCACCGACTACGCCGGCATCCAGTGA
- the LOC120712363 gene encoding uncharacterized protein LOC120712363 — MATIHIKPLHGADGYLRWKESVLLRLHTVGVAHVLSDEPPADGAQEAKKWARDDALCRGHILAALSDRLLPVYVRHGTGRALWRAVARTYEPDSFYWELKFEELEFHNDDDETLLERVARAEALAVAASSSPVVSDESVAYKVCTKLPDLAKDAVMHGDWKTMDGVWESAQAMERVRNIMQARLVRQEREDMVCHDQQLEQRHVRKKRR, encoded by the coding sequence ATGGCGACGATCCACATCAAGCCGCTGCACGGCGCCGACGGCTACCTCCGGTGGAAGGAGTCGGTGCTCCTGCGCCTCCACACCGTCGGCGTCGCCCACGTGCTCTCCGACGAGCCCCCGGCCGACGGCGcccaggaagccaagaagtgggCGCGCGACGACGCGCTGTGCCGGGGCCACATCCTCGCGGCGCTCTCGGACCGCCTGCTCCCGGTCTACGTCCGGCACGGCACCGGCAGGGCGCTGTGGCGGGCCGTGGCGCGCACCTACGAGCCGGACTCTTTCTACTGGGAGCTTAAGTTCGAGGAGCTCGAGTTCCataacgacgacgacgagaccCTCCTGGAGCGCGTAGCGCGTGCGGAGGCCCTGGCAGTTGCCGCATCCAGTTCTCCCGTGGTCTCGGACGAATCGGTGGCTTACAAGGTGTGCACGAAGCTCCCGGACTTGGCTAAGGATGCCGTCATGCACGGTGACTGGAAGACCATGGATGGGGTCTGGGAGTCTGCGCAGGCCATGGAGAGAGTTCGCAACATTATGCAGGCAAGGCTGGTTAGGCAGGAAAGGGAGGACATGGTATGCCATGATCAGCAGCTGGAGCAGCGGCACGTCCGGAAGAAGCGCAGGTGA